One window from the genome of Sulfodiicoccus acidiphilus encodes:
- a CDS encoding thiolase family protein, translating into MPASRAAIVGYSIIKPSRARKDRGEEVLSTEQYQALALTSILGSLGLAKRELNSMRFLLGLNHPLWPHALIYSSEVASNLGLSPSLSIVSDHGGMSALHLLVEASLAVSLGEVEIAVLIGADSPLTPATPMGKWRLDRTWRYELNYEIPLGMIGPISEGGLLATRYMSLTDLKQEHLGTFAVALRRNAQQNPFAYLREPLSLDEYMKSPYIAYPLRLLDAVIPVNGAFALAVTSEELAKRYTPNPVYVRGHAIRVNAEPENELREVTDLKMRDVAEEALRRAGLRMREIDLFQLYDDFTVVPLLQMDSLGLLGESSIGKFVENTDFTYAGNLPVNTGGGQLSGGQAGTAGGFGLIVEAVKQLRGEAEGRQVKGARNALITGLGGLGYNNNLLNKGVLVISNEK; encoded by the coding sequence GTGCCGGCGAGTAGAGCAGCAATAGTTGGGTACTCGATAATTAAACCTTCTAGGGCGAGGAAGGACAGGGGAGAGGAAGTCCTCTCTACCGAGCAGTACCAAGCCCTTGCCCTAACGTCAATTCTAGGGAGCCTAGGTTTGGCTAAGAGAGAGTTGAACTCCATGAGATTTCTCCTAGGATTGAACCACCCTCTTTGGCCTCACGCCTTGATATATTCCTCTGAGGTCGCAAGTAATTTGGGGTTGAGTCCGTCTCTCTCGATAGTCTCAGATCACGGAGGAATGTCGGCTCTCCACCTATTAGTGGAGGCCAGTTTGGCCGTGTCTCTAGGAGAGGTTGAGATAGCTGTCCTAATAGGTGCGGACTCCCCCCTCACACCTGCCACACCCATGGGTAAATGGAGACTCGATCGTACTTGGAGGTACGAGTTGAACTACGAAATACCCCTGGGAATGATAGGCCCCATTAGTGAAGGAGGTCTCCTTGCAACCAGGTACATGAGCCTCACTGACCTCAAACAGGAGCACTTGGGAACATTCGCTGTGGCCCTGAGGAGAAACGCTCAACAAAATCCCTTCGCCTATTTAAGGGAGCCGTTGAGTTTGGACGAGTACATGAAGAGCCCATACATAGCTTACCCCCTCAGACTATTGGATGCCGTCATTCCGGTAAACGGAGCTTTCGCACTCGCGGTAACTTCCGAGGAACTGGCCAAGAGGTACACGCCCAATCCAGTCTACGTAAGAGGACACGCCATAAGGGTTAACGCCGAACCGGAGAACGAACTAAGGGAGGTCACCGACCTCAAAATGAGAGACGTCGCTGAAGAGGCGCTAAGGAGGGCTGGCCTGAGAATGAGGGAAATAGACCTCTTTCAACTTTACGACGACTTCACCGTAGTCCCGTTACTACAGATGGATTCTCTAGGTCTCTTAGGGGAAAGCTCCATAGGAAAGTTCGTGGAAAACACGGACTTCACGTACGCTGGGAACCTTCCAGTGAACACTGGGGGAGGCCAACTCTCCGGAGGACAGGCAGGAACTGCTGGAGGCTTCGGGTTGATAGTGGAAGCTGTGAAGCAGTTAAGGGGGGAAGCGGAAGGACGACAAGTGAAGGGGGCTAGGAACGCGTTGATCACGGGATTGGGGGGCCTGGGTTACAATAACAACTTACTAAACAAGGGAGTTCTCGTTATCTCGAACGAGAAATGA
- a CDS encoding Zn-ribbon domain-containing OB-fold protein has translation MASQELPYPELDPINQKYFDGLKDGALLVQRCGECGNFQFYPRPICVRCGSLNLEYKKVSGKGKVYSYVIIHRVISNSEYFKKMVPYAVVSVELEEGIRVYGLYVGEVSSLSVGKEVKFKPYSIPWGVIPAFESLA, from the coding sequence ATGGCGAGCCAGGAACTACCCTATCCGGAACTCGATCCTATAAATCAAAAGTACTTCGATGGGCTGAAAGATGGTGCCTTGCTCGTTCAAAGGTGCGGCGAATGCGGAAACTTCCAATTTTATCCTAGGCCCATTTGTGTTAGATGTGGCAGTTTAAATTTGGAATATAAAAAAGTGTCTGGGAAGGGAAAGGTCTACTCGTACGTGATAATCCACAGGGTGATATCGAATTCTGAGTACTTCAAGAAGATGGTTCCCTACGCTGTGGTCTCTGTCGAACTAGAAGAGGGAATTCGGGTTTACGGACTCTACGTCGGAGAGGTCAGTTCCCTTAGCGTTGGCAAGGAGGTGAAATTCAAACCATACTCCATACCGTGGGGTGTGATTCCAGCCTTTGAGTCGCTCGCCTGA
- a CDS encoding SDR family NAD(P)-dependent oxidoreductase codes for MAWGKPPGSIDVEEEINWVRKPTPPGKRLSGARALVTGASRGFGRAIALALANEGADVIVNYIKSEDDAKRVVKEIKDIGQDAVAIQADVSKYQEVKRMAEEIWETWGRLDVLINNAGTTAPRQTSWRELSDEVVNETLDLDLKGTYYCLYEFGSRMLDLQRSGTIVNIASNVITTGSPRSPIYAAAKYGIIGLTKTFALALAPFVRVNAVAPGYMDTPSLRARKDWTEERKKWIIQHTPLRSLGKPENIAYVVVFLASQDSLHITGETIFCDGGFTMAAI; via the coding sequence ATGGCGTGGGGAAAGCCTCCTGGAAGTATAGACGTAGAGGAGGAAATAAACTGGGTCAGGAAACCTACTCCTCCTGGGAAGAGATTGAGCGGAGCCAGGGCCCTAGTTACGGGTGCCTCCAGAGGATTCGGAAGGGCCATAGCGTTAGCCCTCGCTAACGAAGGAGCCGACGTGATAGTCAACTACATAAAAAGTGAGGACGACGCAAAGAGGGTAGTAAAGGAGATCAAGGACATAGGCCAGGATGCGGTGGCCATACAGGCCGACGTTAGTAAATATCAGGAAGTAAAGAGGATGGCTGAAGAAATCTGGGAAACGTGGGGCAGGCTAGACGTCCTCATAAATAACGCGGGTACCACTGCCCCGAGACAGACGTCTTGGAGGGAGCTCTCGGACGAGGTAGTCAACGAGACCCTAGACTTGGACCTTAAGGGGACTTACTACTGTCTCTACGAGTTTGGGAGTAGGATGCTCGACCTCCAGAGGAGCGGCACTATAGTTAACATAGCCTCCAACGTGATCACAACTGGAAGTCCTAGATCGCCCATATATGCAGCCGCGAAATACGGCATCATAGGACTTACTAAGACGTTCGCACTTGCCTTAGCTCCTTTCGTGAGAGTCAACGCTGTGGCTCCGGGATATATGGACACTCCCTCCCTCAGGGCCAGGAAGGATTGGACTGAAGAGAGAAAGAAATGGATTATTCAACACACGCCCCTTCGTTCCCTGGGCAAACCAGAGAACATCGCCTACGTTGTAGTGTTCTTAGCCTCGCAAGACTCACTTCACATCACAGGAGAGACCATATTCTGTGACGGTGGATTTACCATGGCCGCTATTTGA
- a CDS encoding LeuA family protein, giving the protein MSEKYRGETWWVSPFNFIPEVTGKLKIPERVVIHDVTLRDGEQTPGIVFRKEDKVSIAQALNDAGVDRIEVGMPVISEEEKDAIKTVARAGLNSKVFTLARLVRKDLDESVDCDVDGVILEAPVGVPKLKQFGWSLEQSKASALEHIDYAKSHGLYVTFFGVDTTRAEPEAYFEMIKEISRSRADAVAVVDTFGCITVEAMGFLVRTLSSLLTKPLEVHTHNDFGLSTATTLAAVANGATVAHVAINGLGERTGNAPLDEVVMGLNLLYGVKTSVRPELLHKLSKLVEERSGVRIPAGKPFVGENAFGRESGISVAGWAKYYLGSEPVLPEFVGNVHRVLVGKKSGRHSIEYKLRELGYDPSKLGEEGVAKLLTKVKEEAQLKKRALTDGEFVELVKEVMNSH; this is encoded by the coding sequence TTGAGCGAGAAGTACCGAGGGGAAACGTGGTGGGTCAGCCCATTCAATTTTATACCAGAAGTAACAGGAAAACTTAAGATACCAGAGAGAGTAGTAATCCATGATGTCACCCTTCGCGATGGGGAACAGACGCCTGGGATAGTATTTAGAAAGGAGGACAAGGTCTCTATTGCACAAGCTCTCAATGACGCGGGGGTGGACAGGATAGAGGTGGGAATGCCTGTCATATCGGAGGAGGAGAAAGACGCTATCAAAACCGTCGCAAGAGCCGGCCTCAACTCGAAGGTTTTCACTCTCGCTAGGCTGGTGAGGAAGGACTTGGACGAGTCTGTGGACTGTGATGTAGATGGAGTCATCTTGGAGGCTCCAGTGGGCGTCCCCAAGCTTAAACAGTTCGGGTGGAGTCTAGAACAGTCGAAGGCCAGCGCTCTAGAGCACATAGATTACGCCAAGTCCCACGGGCTTTACGTGACCTTCTTCGGAGTGGACACGACCCGCGCTGAGCCTGAGGCATACTTTGAGATGATCAAGGAGATCTCCAGATCAAGGGCTGATGCTGTTGCAGTGGTGGACACGTTCGGATGCATAACCGTTGAAGCAATGGGATTCCTAGTTAGGACGCTCTCTAGTTTGTTGACAAAACCCCTTGAGGTCCACACCCACAACGACTTTGGACTATCCACCGCGACTACCTTGGCCGCCGTGGCAAATGGGGCGACTGTAGCACATGTGGCGATTAATGGCCTCGGGGAGAGGACTGGAAACGCACCATTGGACGAAGTTGTGATGGGTCTGAATCTCCTCTATGGTGTGAAGACCTCGGTGAGGCCTGAGCTCCTGCATAAGCTCTCTAAGCTAGTTGAAGAGAGATCCGGGGTGAGGATTCCAGCGGGTAAGCCATTTGTGGGGGAAAACGCTTTTGGTAGGGAGAGCGGAATTTCAGTTGCGGGGTGGGCAAAGTACTACTTGGGCTCGGAACCCGTCCTCCCGGAGTTCGTGGGTAACGTTCACAGAGTTCTCGTGGGGAAGAAGAGCGGCAGACATTCGATAGAGTACAAGTTGAGGGAGTTAGGCTATGATCCATCGAAACTAGGAGAGGAGGGTGTCGCTAAATTGCTGACTAAAGTAAAAGAGGAGGCACAACTCAAGAAGAGGGCCCTGACTGACGGGGAGTTCGTTGAGTTAGTGAAGGAAGTAATGAACTCTCACTAG